In the genome of Terriglobia bacterium, one region contains:
- a CDS encoding ABC transporter permease yields MKQLVDDMRHGLRILWKSPRWTVIMCATFALGIGLTTAILSLMYSILLHALPFPEPDRLVAIWTTSSAAARANVARFAVGAADWTDLRSQSKVFDDIALVRVVPNFNLTGNGEPEVVQGARISWNLPQVLRMQPLLGRTFTREETEANSRLVLVSDGFWARHFARDAGALGKSIQLNGETFQIVGIMSPEFRYPTRDSEVWVPLFIPPDEIRARWGFNYRAIGRLKPGISLRQAQQELSLIMQGLGRQYPKTNADLGVLVESLLDSAVGQFRTTLYTLLAAVSSLLLIGCINLAGLLVLRANARTHEFAIRSALGASSGRLRNQALAEVLPLSLAGCIGGIFLSWCFLKILVRWLPAQLPGLESIGLHWPVLVTALLLSVFVVLLAGILPARLVSRVQLAGTMQLESRTVIGGSKTRNAFVVLQIAVTLVLVFAGGLLVRSFVSVTKVNPGFSAQDVLTMQLSVPRVKYSTDQQVSEYYRRLIARMKALPGVVDAGLINLLPFSEGRLSGPVFIEGRSDKDWIGADSRSVTPGYFGVMGIPLLQGRDFSVEDKDNTAKVCIIDAQIARMAFGNGSPLGKRLRFGVVTAATPWVEIVGVVGHVRSESLESDPRSQVYWPEAQQTQDRGVLVIRTAGNPASLAGPVVTQIHNENPEQPVYDIRTMKDRIEGSFQSRNLLTGLVMLFGASSLLLACLGLYGVVSYGAGLRLREFAIRTALGAQPAAVRRLVLGHAVRLWVLGSVLGLIATWPTGRALQNMLYGVGSADAIALAIAPFLLFVTSLVAGLGPALKAGRINPAVTLRGD; encoded by the coding sequence TTGAAACAACTCGTCGATGACATGCGCCATGGGCTGCGAATACTATGGAAATCGCCACGCTGGACGGTGATCATGTGCGCAACCTTTGCGCTGGGCATCGGACTCACCACGGCGATCCTCAGTTTAATGTACAGCATCCTGTTGCATGCGTTGCCGTTCCCTGAGCCAGACCGCCTGGTGGCGATCTGGACTACGAGTTCGGCGGCGGCGAGAGCGAACGTGGCACGATTCGCCGTAGGCGCAGCCGACTGGACAGACCTGCGGTCACAATCCAAGGTCTTTGACGACATCGCACTGGTTAGAGTAGTTCCCAACTTTAACCTTACCGGAAATGGCGAGCCGGAGGTCGTTCAGGGGGCGCGAATCTCATGGAATCTGCCTCAAGTTTTGCGCATGCAGCCATTGCTTGGCCGCACCTTCACCCGCGAAGAGACAGAAGCAAACTCCAGGCTTGTCCTGGTCAGCGATGGATTTTGGGCGCGGCACTTCGCGCGGGATGCGGGCGCCTTGGGTAAGAGCATTCAACTGAATGGAGAAACGTTTCAAATCGTCGGAATCATGTCGCCGGAATTTCGGTATCCCACCAGGGACTCCGAAGTCTGGGTCCCTCTTTTCATTCCACCGGACGAAATCCGGGCCAGATGGGGCTTCAATTACAGAGCAATTGGACGGCTGAAACCAGGCATTTCGCTGCGGCAAGCGCAGCAGGAACTGTCATTGATCATGCAGGGCCTGGGCCGCCAATATCCCAAAACCAATGCTGATCTTGGAGTTCTTGTGGAATCGCTGCTGGATAGCGCCGTCGGACAGTTTCGGACAACCCTGTACACGCTTCTTGCGGCCGTGAGTTCACTGCTATTGATCGGTTGCATCAATCTTGCCGGCTTGCTGGTCCTTCGGGCAAACGCCCGGACTCATGAGTTCGCCATCCGCTCCGCTCTCGGGGCAAGCTCTGGACGATTGCGCAACCAGGCGCTTGCCGAGGTGCTTCCCTTGAGTCTGGCCGGGTGCATTGGCGGAATATTCCTTTCGTGGTGCTTTCTCAAAATCCTGGTGCGCTGGCTGCCAGCCCAGTTGCCAGGGCTGGAATCGATTGGATTGCATTGGCCGGTGCTGGTTACCGCCCTGCTTCTCAGCGTATTCGTTGTGTTGCTGGCTGGAATACTCCCAGCCCGTTTGGTTTCCCGCGTGCAGCTCGCAGGCACTATGCAATTGGAATCACGTACCGTCATAGGCGGCTCCAAGACCCGAAACGCTTTCGTGGTATTGCAGATCGCGGTGACCCTGGTGTTGGTGTTCGCCGGCGGATTGCTGGTCAGAAGTTTCGTCTCGGTGACGAAAGTCAATCCCGGATTTTCGGCTCAGGATGTGTTGACGATGCAATTGTCCGTACCCCGAGTCAAATATTCCACTGATCAGCAGGTCTCGGAATACTACCGTCGCCTCATTGCCAGAATGAAAGCCCTTCCAGGCGTGGTAGACGCGGGATTGATCAACCTGTTGCCCTTCAGTGAGGGCCGTCTATCAGGCCCTGTGTTTATCGAAGGCAGGTCGGACAAGGATTGGATCGGCGCTGATAGCCGTTCTGTTACTCCAGGCTATTTTGGGGTAATGGGGATCCCGCTGCTTCAGGGCCGGGACTTCTCCGTAGAGGACAAGGACAATACGGCGAAGGTTTGCATTATTGATGCACAGATCGCCAGGATGGCATTTGGTAATGGCAGCCCATTAGGCAAACGATTGCGGTTTGGAGTTGTCACGGCCGCCACCCCCTGGGTAGAAATTGTTGGTGTTGTAGGCCATGTCAGAAGCGAAAGCCTTGAGAGCGATCCGCGCTCTCAAGTTTATTGGCCAGAGGCCCAACAGACTCAGGACCGCGGAGTTCTCGTAATAAGAACGGCTGGCAATCCAGCTTCTTTGGCAGGCCCGGTTGTAACGCAAATCCACAATGAAAACCCGGAACAACCTGTGTACGACATCCGTACCATGAAGGATCGGATCGAAGGCAGCTTCCAATCGCGCAATCTGCTGACTGGATTGGTGATGTTGTTTGGCGCGTCATCACTCTTGTTAGCATGCCTCGGTTTGTATGGTGTTGTGTCCTACGGAGCAGGACTGCGGTTACGCGAGTTCGCGATCCGGACGGCACTCGGAGCACAACCCGCCGCTGTGCGACGTCTGGTGCTTGGCCATGCGGTCCGCTTATGGGTATTAGGTTCAGTACTTGGATTGATTGCAACATGGCCGACCGGACGCGCTCTCCAAAATATGCTGTATGGAGTGGGAAGCGCCGACGCAATCGCCCTGGCAATAGCGCCATTTCTGCTTTTCGTAACATCCCTGGTTGCTGGACTCGGACCTGCCCTCAAGGCAGGACGTATCAATCCAGCTGTCACACTGCGCGGGGATTGA
- a CDS encoding DUF6270 domain-containing protein produces MVDTPRHKYIVVLGSCCSADALRTKNLEDIQGSRLRLLWYQGRTSLLSMATGKLDPSEFTYASEAKDAPKRCWELGMVADELEKRQLQRLIEVIKMSDALILDFVSAFGFPYVVVQPDERCFLRSNDWRRYVVLQKKYEQKRLWEFPLQLSLSALQKMLGALYELNPVLRVIFHVPKPRFNDGIVFDDPELAANAGFYSSYGEQLYREASRSFPGVGIIDCGGERADPSHYIGQYPFHYDESYMAAVRKEIERLLE; encoded by the coding sequence ATGGTAGACACTCCTCGACACAAATATATAGTGGTTTTAGGATCGTGCTGTAGCGCGGACGCTTTACGAACCAAAAACCTCGAAGACATACAAGGCTCCAGGCTGCGATTGCTGTGGTATCAGGGGCGGACTTCCTTGCTCAGCATGGCCACCGGAAAACTTGATCCTTCCGAGTTTACGTACGCAAGCGAAGCCAAGGATGCACCGAAGCGCTGCTGGGAACTGGGCATGGTTGCCGATGAATTGGAAAAGCGGCAACTCCAACGACTGATCGAGGTGATCAAAATGAGCGATGCCCTTATTCTCGATTTTGTCTCTGCATTCGGATTTCCCTATGTTGTTGTTCAACCCGATGAGCGGTGCTTTCTCAGGTCCAATGATTGGCGACGTTACGTTGTGCTACAGAAAAAGTATGAGCAGAAGAGACTCTGGGAGTTTCCCCTGCAGCTTTCATTGAGCGCGCTTCAAAAAATGCTCGGGGCGCTTTACGAATTAAACCCCGTGTTGCGCGTTATCTTCCATGTTCCGAAGCCGCGCTTCAACGATGGTATAGTGTTCGACGACCCTGAACTGGCGGCCAATGCGGGCTTTTACTCCAGTTACGGCGAGCAACTTTATCGCGAGGCGTCAAGATCCTTTCCGGGCGTTGGCATCATTGACTGCGGCGGAGAACGTGCTGATCCATCGCATTATATCGGACAATATCCGTTTCACTATGACGAAAGCTATATGGCTGCGGTGCGAAAAGAGATAGAACGGCTTCTGGAGTAA
- a CDS encoding acyl-CoA dehydrogenase family protein — translation MTDFLAGIEDCIAEGASYCRSLSDKSSWSSYIASGVLGKTMPVSVGGEGRPISSLVATLDGLAYGGGDAAILFAMAAQILSVQHLILAFGTEEQKCAFLSPMVRGEKRAAHAATEPEAGSDIFDLQTTARRCEGGYRLNGVKRYITNAPFADTALVLAVTDRERKNWGLSSFLVDLNGDGVSRSGNIPKMGLESAQFGEILFEDCFLATECRLGEEGGGASIFSAALDLERAFIMAPAVGMMRRELELSVAHVNARKQRGRTIGSFQSVSNRIADMALRFELSKLMIYYVAALSDAGRPIRCYSPLAKLALSEFYFASSLDAARNKGAAGYLLGDSSGKNVRDAIGSLFYSGTSDILRNLIASYAGVHNV, via the coding sequence ATGACAGATTTTCTTGCCGGCATCGAGGATTGTATTGCAGAAGGCGCGAGTTATTGCCGCTCGTTGAGTGACAAGTCATCCTGGAGTAGCTACATAGCTTCTGGTGTTCTCGGGAAGACTATGCCCGTCTCCGTTGGAGGTGAAGGCCGGCCCATATCATCCCTAGTGGCTACTCTCGATGGGCTCGCTTATGGCGGTGGCGATGCCGCGATTTTATTCGCGATGGCAGCCCAGATTCTGAGCGTGCAGCATCTCATTCTTGCTTTCGGAACAGAAGAGCAGAAATGCGCTTTCCTTTCACCAATGGTACGCGGCGAAAAGCGCGCGGCGCATGCGGCCACGGAACCGGAAGCAGGTTCTGACATTTTTGATCTGCAGACAACAGCTCGCCGTTGCGAAGGAGGCTATCGTCTGAACGGAGTCAAGCGGTATATCACAAATGCGCCCTTCGCCGATACCGCTCTGGTGCTTGCAGTAACAGATCGTGAGCGGAAGAACTGGGGCCTAAGCTCTTTTCTGGTGGATCTGAACGGAGATGGAGTTTCCCGGAGCGGGAATATCCCGAAAATGGGATTGGAATCGGCCCAATTCGGCGAGATTTTGTTTGAGGATTGCTTCCTCGCAACGGAATGCCGGTTGGGGGAAGAAGGAGGCGGGGCTTCAATATTTTCCGCCGCGCTCGATCTCGAACGCGCATTCATCATGGCTCCCGCTGTCGGGATGATGCGTCGAGAACTCGAGCTCTCTGTCGCTCACGTCAATGCCAGAAAACAGCGCGGCCGCACGATCGGCAGTTTCCAGTCCGTGTCCAACCGAATTGCGGACATGGCTCTGAGGTTTGAATTAAGCAAGTTGATGATCTATTACGTTGCGGCCTTGAGCGATGCGGGACGGCCAATCAGGTGCTACTCGCCCTTGGCAAAACTGGCCTTAAGTGAATTCTATTTTGCTTCGAGTCTGGATGCCGCTCGCAACAAGGGAGCCGCCGGCTACTTGCTGGGCGATTCCTCTGGTAAAAATGTGCGGGATGCAATCGGCAGCCTGTTCTACTCAGGAACTTCAGATATTTTGCGCAATTTGATCGCCAGTTATGCGGGAGTCCACAATGTCTGA
- a CDS encoding amino acid adenylation domain-containing protein has translation MSESLIRIFRHTVGAFGNCPALVEGNIAISYTELDAKSDEIAAAVERMKLRPGSKVGIFRKKSIPTVAAIYGVLKAGCAYVPIDTKMGPDKLAAVLQDAGLEALIVDPVLEKKIQDVAAGGLGYHFEEVSSSGDLLYFAGPSGVRNTASMEPSLAYILYTSGSTGIPKGVQHTNASALAFVSWAVTEFNISSSDRLSCHAPLHFDLTIFDLFAAAMTGACVVLIPDDVAIFPLQVASIIKNERISIWYSVPFALIQLLERGDLGQRDLALREVIFAGERFPPTQLQQLARTLPKVRLTNLFGPTETNVCTYHHLSPPDLASDQFCPIGIPCPYSLIEVVNENGNRVAAGETGELLVGGASVMTGYLNKPELNEKKFVTRMIQGQAERLFRTGDLVSMAEGQPMFFHGRFDRQVKVRGFRIELDEIEAALANCAGVAAAAVWIDNDRNGFAEVRAAVASDAASAKLSGDDLIWKIRRQLSVAAVPLRVCVLSSLPRTVNGKIDYAELARLEA, from the coding sequence ATGTCTGAATCTCTAATCCGCATCTTTCGCCACACGGTTGGGGCGTTTGGCAATTGTCCCGCACTGGTCGAGGGAAATATAGCCATTTCCTATACCGAGCTGGATGCCAAGTCCGACGAGATTGCGGCTGCCGTGGAACGAATGAAGTTACGTCCGGGATCGAAGGTTGGGATTTTCAGAAAAAAGAGCATTCCCACTGTTGCGGCCATTTACGGCGTCCTTAAAGCCGGATGCGCCTACGTGCCCATTGATACCAAAATGGGACCGGACAAGCTGGCAGCAGTCCTACAGGACGCCGGCCTGGAAGCCTTGATCGTTGACCCTGTACTGGAAAAGAAGATCCAGGACGTTGCGGCAGGTGGCTTGGGTTATCACTTCGAGGAAGTATCAAGCAGCGGTGATCTCTTGTATTTCGCGGGCCCTTCCGGCGTTCGCAACACAGCGTCGATGGAGCCCAGCCTGGCTTACATTCTGTACACGTCAGGATCTACCGGAATTCCCAAAGGTGTTCAACACACGAATGCCAGTGCATTGGCGTTCGTGTCCTGGGCGGTAACTGAGTTCAATATATCGAGCAGCGATCGCCTAAGCTGCCACGCACCTCTGCATTTTGACCTCACAATATTTGACTTGTTTGCCGCGGCCATGACGGGGGCATGCGTCGTGTTGATCCCGGATGATGTTGCGATATTCCCGCTGCAGGTCGCCTCCATCATAAAGAACGAAAGAATTTCAATATGGTATTCGGTGCCATTTGCTCTAATACAACTTCTGGAACGCGGGGATCTTGGCCAAAGAGATCTGGCACTGCGTGAGGTGATATTTGCCGGGGAGCGCTTTCCTCCAACCCAGTTGCAGCAGCTTGCCCGGACATTGCCAAAAGTGCGGCTGACCAATCTTTTTGGGCCCACTGAAACCAATGTTTGCACATACCATCACTTATCCCCCCCGGACTTGGCATCTGACCAGTTTTGCCCGATTGGAATACCATGCCCATATTCATTGATCGAAGTAGTCAATGAAAACGGTAATCGAGTTGCCGCAGGTGAAACTGGAGAGTTGCTGGTCGGAGGAGCTTCCGTGATGACCGGTTACCTGAACAAACCTGAATTGAATGAAAAGAAATTTGTGACTCGAATGATCCAGGGGCAAGCCGAGAGACTTTTTCGGACCGGGGATCTTGTCTCAATGGCAGAAGGCCAACCTATGTTCTTCCACGGGCGCTTCGATCGCCAGGTTAAGGTACGAGGTTTCCGTATTGAGTTGGATGAAATCGAAGCAGCACTCGCCAACTGTGCAGGAGTCGCGGCGGCTGCGGTATGGATAGATAATGATCGCAACGGTTTTGCCGAGGTCCGGGCTGCGGTCGCAAGTGATGCCGCATCGGCAAAGCTGAGCGGCGATGATTTGATATGGAAAATCCGACGGCAACTCAGCGTGGCTGCGGTTCCGCTGCGCGTATGTGTATTGAGCAGCCTTCCACGAACCGTGAATGGCAAGATCGACTATGCTGAATTGGCAAGGTTAGAGGCTTAA
- a CDS encoding MbtH family protein yields MANPFDDENGEFIVLVNEEMQYSLWPTFRDIPEGWKSVGPRGKRNECLDYIEKNWTDMRPRSLAEQMNKETAVLEEDSSATSRVN; encoded by the coding sequence ATGGCAAATCCATTTGACGACGAGAACGGTGAGTTTATCGTGCTGGTGAACGAAGAAATGCAGTATTCGCTATGGCCCACATTTCGCGACATCCCAGAAGGCTGGAAATCGGTTGGCCCGCGCGGAAAGCGGAATGAGTGCCTTGACTACATCGAAAAGAACTGGACAGATATGCGCCCCAGGAGTTTGGCAGAACAGATGAACAAGGAAACTGCCGTTCTGGAAGAGGATTCATCGGCGACTTCCAGGGTTAACTGA
- a CDS encoding class I SAM-dependent methyltransferase: protein MNNSDRIIASYSRNAVEYAGVNNTESCWGALSRDLWPNLRINLNHRLVVDVGCGPGTTLLYLAELFKSTTRLIGIEPAENMRALCSKLTVHCPNIMVSGGRFESLPLEDSSVDYLYSILAFHWVTNAELAVREISRVLSADASGDIFFVGRWNGREFIHKTTPIFFKYMGAAQLFASARLRQQFTASAAMDLFKNALPGKTIHIQEIYRTYYDTLAGHWRWWVRIAGQLDCLSQAERSGCEKEIRDALQELEGPSGIPFTTHVLHAKITTQRPQGESVAM, encoded by the coding sequence ATGAACAATAGCGATCGGATCATTGCGTCGTATTCCCGGAATGCCGTTGAGTATGCCGGTGTAAACAACACCGAGTCCTGCTGGGGTGCCCTGTCAAGGGATCTCTGGCCTAATCTCAGGATTAACCTAAATCACCGCTTAGTCGTGGACGTCGGCTGTGGTCCAGGCACAACGCTGTTATATTTAGCGGAACTTTTCAAGAGTACAACCCGGCTGATCGGCATCGAGCCTGCAGAGAATATGCGCGCTCTGTGTAGCAAATTGACGGTCCATTGCCCTAATATCATGGTCAGCGGCGGCCGTTTCGAGTCGCTTCCCCTCGAAGATAGCTCAGTGGACTACTTGTATAGCATTCTGGCATTCCATTGGGTTACAAACGCAGAATTAGCAGTTCGCGAAATAAGCAGAGTATTGTCTGCAGATGCTTCAGGCGACATTTTTTTTGTGGGACGCTGGAACGGGCGGGAGTTCATTCACAAAACAACTCCAATCTTCTTTAAATATATGGGAGCTGCCCAGCTGTTCGCTTCCGCACGATTAAGACAACAGTTTACGGCGAGTGCAGCAATGGACTTGTTTAAGAACGCGTTGCCCGGCAAAACCATTCATATACAAGAAATCTACAGAACCTACTATGACACCCTTGCTGGCCATTGGCGATGGTGGGTGAGGATCGCCGGACAACTGGATTGCTTATCTCAAGCGGAACGGTCGGGATGCGAGAAGGAAATACGGGACGCGCTTCAGGAACTGGAAGGTCCATCAGGCATACCGTTCACCACGCATGTACTGCATGCAAAAATTACGACTCAAAGGCCTCAGGGCGAATCTGTCGCGATGTGA
- a CDS encoding MFS transporter, with product MSDAISVTHNAKPQAASIKSFFIIWFGQLISVTGTGLTRFALGVWVYQMTGSATKFALTEVFAALPAILIFPLAGILIDRHNRRWIMILSDAGSGLSTLMIALLLKWGHLALWEIYAVAAIKSICAAFQWPAYSALVTVIVPRQHLARVSGMMQFSEALAQTMAPALAGVLIAVVKIWGVIFIDVASFSFAVIMLGLAVTPPFVPDANVLNPTVSWTSRLLFGWKYIRQRPPFMALLIFFAITNFLTGIIIILSTPMVLAFASVQVLGGVLSFAGLGMLVGSLLMSVWGGPKKLIQGVLVPELVLGMAIIVAGSRPYPVLVASMVFLFSFCLPIILSCSQAIWQRNVGPEVQGRVFAVRRMIAWSTLPLAYSIAGPLADRVFLPLVRPGSHLYTVLIPLLGTGPGRGIGLIFWGAGICVLITTLLAYCYPPLSQIEEQHLPVNR from the coding sequence ATGTCCGACGCTATTTCAGTCACGCACAATGCCAAACCTCAAGCGGCAAGCATAAAAAGCTTCTTTATCATTTGGTTTGGACAATTGATTTCTGTCACAGGTACTGGCCTTACCAGATTTGCTCTGGGAGTCTGGGTTTACCAAATGACCGGATCCGCTACCAAGTTTGCCTTGACCGAAGTTTTTGCTGCGTTGCCTGCAATACTGATTTTCCCTTTGGCGGGAATCCTTATAGACCGTCACAACCGTCGTTGGATCATGATTTTAAGCGACGCCGGGTCAGGTCTCAGCACGCTTATGATTGCTCTGTTATTGAAATGGGGTCACCTCGCATTGTGGGAAATTTATGCCGTTGCAGCAATTAAATCCATTTGCGCTGCTTTTCAATGGCCTGCTTATTCCGCCCTGGTTACCGTGATCGTTCCCCGGCAGCATCTTGCCCGCGTCAGTGGAATGATGCAATTCAGCGAAGCTCTCGCCCAGACCATGGCCCCGGCGCTGGCTGGCGTACTGATAGCAGTCGTAAAAATCTGGGGAGTGATTTTTATTGATGTTGCAAGTTTTTCATTTGCGGTCATTATGCTGGGCCTTGCGGTAACTCCGCCTTTTGTTCCTGATGCAAATGTTCTAAATCCAACGGTAAGTTGGACTTCCCGGCTGCTATTTGGATGGAAATACATTCGGCAACGGCCACCCTTTATGGCGCTTCTGATTTTCTTTGCAATCACGAATTTTTTAACGGGAATAATCATCATATTGAGCACCCCAATGGTGCTCGCCTTCGCTTCTGTTCAAGTTCTAGGGGGAGTACTCTCATTTGCGGGACTAGGCATGCTTGTCGGCAGCCTCTTGATGAGTGTGTGGGGCGGCCCCAAAAAGCTCATCCAGGGGGTGCTCGTGCCGGAGTTGGTGCTGGGTATGGCCATCATTGTTGCCGGATCCCGCCCCTATCCTGTGCTTGTAGCATCTATGGTCTTCTTATTCTCTTTCTGTCTGCCTATAATCCTGAGTTGCTCGCAGGCTATCTGGCAACGTAATGTTGGACCCGAAGTCCAAGGACGCGTATTTGCAGTCAGGAGAATGATTGCCTGGTCTACATTGCCTCTTGCATATAGCATTGCGGGACCTTTAGCTGACCGTGTGTTCCTTCCGCTTGTGCGCCCCGGCAGCCATTTATACACAGTCTTGATTCCGTTGTTAGGAACAGGTCCAGGCAGGGGGATTGGCCTGATATTCTGGGGAGCAGGCATTTGTGTTTTAATCACAACCCTCTTGGCTTATTGCTATCCTCCTCTCAGTCAAATCGAAGAACAGCATCTTCCGGTGAATCGTTAA
- a CDS encoding DUF1906 domain-containing protein, translated as MALDGIVQNAKVGALGFDSNTVISSAVARQFVTKGFTFCVRYVSRGPEPEKDLSPAEAERILNAGLALMPVQHVRKPGWLPSAELGTKDGQYAASNTRDVGFPKGVNVWCDLEGIAPGTPADIVAAYCNAWFDAVTAAGYVPGIYVGSQCILNEQQLYQLKFQHYWRSQSNVPNSGKRGYQMIQLFPPVRINGVDVDIDVTQEDYKGDGTQWFVRATERVVRNLEANARPKEKTAASRRRKPQHGRRNLQIHA; from the coding sequence ATGGCTCTTGATGGGATAGTGCAAAACGCAAAGGTCGGAGCACTCGGCTTCGACTCAAATACAGTCATAAGCTCGGCAGTTGCGAGGCAATTCGTTACTAAGGGTTTTACATTTTGTGTGCGCTACGTATCGCGCGGACCTGAACCAGAAAAGGATTTGAGTCCTGCTGAGGCCGAACGCATCCTGAATGCTGGGTTAGCTCTGATGCCCGTGCAGCACGTTCGCAAGCCTGGCTGGTTGCCCAGCGCGGAGCTGGGGACAAAGGATGGGCAGTATGCGGCCAGTAATACAAGGGACGTTGGCTTTCCTAAGGGGGTAAATGTTTGGTGCGATTTGGAAGGCATAGCGCCTGGAACCCCTGCCGACATCGTGGCAGCCTATTGCAACGCATGGTTTGATGCAGTGACCGCCGCGGGATATGTGCCGGGGATTTATGTTGGCTCCCAGTGCATCCTTAATGAACAGCAGCTTTACCAGCTTAAGTTCCAGCATTACTGGAGATCGCAAAGCAACGTCCCAAATTCCGGCAAGCGAGGCTATCAGATGATCCAATTATTCCCTCCGGTCCGAATCAATGGTGTAGACGTTGACATTGACGTTACGCAGGAAGACTACAAAGGAGACGGAACGCAATGGTTCGTTCGTGCGACAGAGCGAGTCGTCCGCAATCTGGAGGCCAACGCTCGGCCAAAGGAGAAAACAGCAGCATCGCGCAGACGCAAACCACAGCACGGCCGCAGAAACCTGCAAATTCACGCATGA